The genomic region GACCTGCTGCGCGCGCAAGGCGCCGTCGCGCGCCGAGCGCTGGCACCCGAACTGTACCCGGAAGCGTTGCTCGACCGCGTCGAGGCCGCTCTGGCGGCGCATCGTTCGGCGCAACGTTCCGCCACGTCATGACCGCCGGGGCCGCCGGCCATGCTCGGCAGCGGCCGCCCGGCGCGTTCCTGCGCCGCTGTGCGCGCTGGGACGCGGCCCTGGCGGATGCGGAGACCGTGCTGCTGGCGATCCTGATCCTCGGCTCACTCGCCGCATCGCTGGTACAGATCGCGTTGCGCAACCTGGGCCTGCCGGCGCTGCCGGAGACCGACACCGCGATACGCCGCGCGGTATTGTGGATCGCGTTCATCGGCGCCTCGCTGGCCGCATTCCGCGGCACCCACCTGGCGGTCGACGTGGCCGAGCAGGTGCTGCCGGCGCGTGCCAACCGCCTGGTGAACGCCGCTGCCGGCCTTGCCGCGGCCGCCGTGACGGCCCTGCTGACCGTGTCTGCGGCGCGTTTCGTGGCCGCCGAGCTCGCCTTCGCCGGACCGGTCGCCGCCGCCGCGACGGCCGTGATGCCGGCCGGCTTCGCCGTGATTACCCTGCGCTTGCTGCTCGGCGCGGCGCGCCGCCTTGCCGGCTCCGACGGCGGACCGGCGAGTGAGGGACGGCCTGCCGGCCAATCGGGCTCGCACCCGCGCTTCCGACGCAGCGCGAAACAAGGCGTCGCTTCCCGGCCGGCAGGCGGTCCCGTCCGCGGCGCAGCCCGGCGCCGGCCCGGCCAGCGCGGCCCGTCAACCGGGAGCCTCTGACGACCGCCGTCCTGGGCAT from Spirochaetaceae bacterium harbors:
- a CDS encoding TRAP transporter small permease subunit, which codes for MTAGAAGHARQRPPGAFLRRCARWDAALADAETVLLAILILGSLAASLVQIALRNLGLPALPETDTAIRRAVLWIAFIGASLAAFRGTHLAVDVAEQVLPARANRLVNAAAGLAAAAVTALLTVSAARFVAAELAFAGPVAAAATAVMPAGFAVITLRLLLGAARRLAGSDGGPASEGRPAGQSGSHPRFRRSAKQGVASRPAGGPVRGAARRRPGQRGPSTGSL